In the genome of Brienomyrus brachyistius isolate T26 chromosome 17, BBRACH_0.4, whole genome shotgun sequence, one region contains:
- the LOC125712236 gene encoding pleckstrin homology-like domain family B member 1 isoform X3, protein MGVVDNSSVLLVERMDLAKGNLELHVGEGVTDTLAGMEGLMRSRPEYGRQAHQCFQSTPLDLIEMEKGLKVQSELPHLVSLGSGRLSTAVTLIPLPEGHTSLGSGPGMDISIQGPGVEAQHCFIENRAGNITLHPCGTQCAIDGLVAYTPVRLSQGCMLCLGQSAFFRFNHPEEADRMKSMILDRDRGVRAQAENIVTGNSLFLPAASCERAPHGKDSLERDLQEIMDTLSSPVGPTELSLSNAVRYLRSPPRSPPVSYSNNNSSAPSPQPFSSPSSVDGSNYSPPRLPLVSTRSSSHHYTSQGPPSTPPHNQLYFPSFLGGGGPRDPPKLTGTGALPPPSPSRSPRSPRVPHPALESTVPTAQGQPSGGGVWELSPPSPPLNRWLPQSPGQHRRLAGCRERSPSPTPPGCFCSPSPLAAPNGHQQPRLPLLGGWESKGRIAEVIDSESDLLAYHQRQHDERLQEQEAERLERQRLETILNLCAEYNKGDPGVAEEVKAGFPLACSRGPCVDAGDGVEQTQPESDEENLREESSSTESTHQECEDPLESGSPELGDLEEERLRVLAQVDKLKNRVTELEKQLQESQEKADLEQALLHRERQGELERAEAEAQAIAQLQCRLSELDGAIQGEKEKGRASVESDRQALESLRRGLAELQSQLHGCPESLREQLQERLKRESELLDLETKRFEDLEFQQLEKESSLEDERETLSQKLLQEQAEYQSSLAHRKEKVAALENRASSRGLEAAQECEGLSQERDHTLQLLDKEKERFSSLEKRCLSLNRGTNFSKCSSTKNEEVLHISESDLSDEFHSQNFLCPPADAVIGPSSSSSLSRPREDHARMPDVCRTYGGDGHDSLSACPPQPCFPLPPSEKEYITVGQLRQIFGMPKADAPASPLAPSFQHSASCRTASPGFSPSLSFECDWVRPVMPSPDLEWWFQVLMATGEDVPPCPPPLPAKSLFSARSLQVYQGQTGSSVQYNSATLGRNRTAKSPLVASSNTGSLPRNLAVTLQGIEAKRQLALQQKGQQVIEEQRRRLAELRERAALEAQCQWEALRGSQSRLDAPPLLPGPAGIHHSILHHRHPSMGERPYDTVSLESSDSLDTSISTGDSSFPPDTFSSASMMDTLRMEEMERLLREAQLEKARLIESQVRESQARSELLEEERRKREEAERRLEEEMMLRQQLVEKEVKMRARNLSQARPMTRYLPNRKEELDLRSHIESAGHNLTSCYDLMLTEKMCKGYLVKMGGKIKSWKKRWFVFDRMRRTFSYYVDKHESKLKGVIYFQAIEEVYYDHLRSATKKGFFNLNFANVCITAQSPNPALTFCVKTHDRLYYMVAPSSEAMRIWMDVIVTGAEGYTQFMT, encoded by the exons GCCATACCTCGCTGGGCAGTGGACCCGGCATGGACATCAGCATCCAGGGTCCTGGCGTGGAGGCGCAGCATTGCTTCATTGAGAACCGGGCAGGGAACATCACACTGCATCCCTGCGGTACCCAGTGTGCAATTGACGGGCTGGTCGCCTACACTCCTGTGCGCCTCTCGCAAG gCTGTATGCTGTGCCTTGGTCAATCAGCCTTCTTTCGCTTCAACCACCCTGAAGAGGCTGACAGGATGAAGAGCATGATTTTGGATCGGGACcgaggggtccgagcacaagcaG AGAATATCGTCACTGGGAACAGTCTGTTTCTGCCAGCAGCCTCCTGTGAGAGAGCTCCCCATGGCAAGGACTCTTtggagagggacctgcaggaAATCATGGACACCCTGTCGTCCCCTGTAGGCCCCACCGAGCTCTCTCTGAGCAATGCGGTTCGGTATTTAAGGTCCCCCCCCAGGAGCCCGCCAGTGAGCTACAGCAATAATAACAGCTCCGCCCCTTCGCCCCAACCTTTCTCCTCCCCGTCGTCAGTGGACGGCTCCAACTATAGCCCCCCCCGCTTGCCCCTGGTGTCGACTCGCTCTTCCAGCCACCATTATACCTCCCAGGGCCCCCCGagcacacccccccacaatcagTTGTATTTCCCTTCCTTCTTGGGAGGTGGTGGTCCCAGAGACCCACCTAAACTGACTGGCACAggagcactgcccccccccagcccctcacGATCGCCCCGCTCCCCCCGGGTCCCCCATCCTGCACTGGAGTCCACCGTGCCTACTGCCCAGGGACAGCCCAGTGGTGGAGGAGTTTGGGAGCtgtccccccccagcccaccccttAATAGGTGGCTGCCGCAAAGCCCCGGGCAGCATCGCAGACTGGCTGGGTGCCGAGAGCGCAGCCCGTCCCCAACGCCACCGGGCTGTTTCTGCAGCCCCTCCCCTCTCGCCGCCCCCAATGGGCACCAGCAGCCAAGGCTCCCCCTACTGGGTGGGTGGGAAAGTAAAGGCAGAATCGCTGAGGTCATCGACAGCGAGAGCGACCTGCTGGCATACCACCAGCGGCAACACGATGAGCGGCTGCAGGAGCAAGAGGCGGAGAGGCTG GAACGCCAGCGTCTTGAGACTATCCTGAACCTGTGCGCCGAGTACAACAAGGGAGATCCGGGTGTAGCTGAGGAGGTGAAAGCCGGCTTTCCACTTGCCTGCAGCAGGGGACCCTGCGTGGATGCGGGGGACGGTGTGGAGCAAACACAGCCAGAGAGCGATGAGGAGAACCTCAGGGAGGagagcagcagcacagaaagcACCCACCAAGAG TGCGAGGACCCACTGGAATCTGGGTCCCCAGAGCTGGGAGACCTAGAAGAAGAACGATTGCGAGTCCTGGCCCAGGTGGACAAGCTGAAGAACCGGGTCACGGAGCTGGAGAAGCAGCTGCAGGAGTCCCAGGAGAAG GCAGATCTGGAGCAGGCGCTGCTACACAGGGAGCGGCAGGGGGAGCTAGAGCGGGCAGAAGCAGAGGCCCAGGCCATCGCACAGCTGCAGTGCAGGCTGAGCGAGTTGGACGGTGCCATCCAGGGCGAGAAAGAAAAG GGAAGGGCGAGTGTCGAATCAGATCGGCAGGCACTGGAGAGTCTGCGCAGGGGCTTGGCAGAGCTGCAGAGTCAGCTGCACGGGTGCCCCGAGTCCCTGAGAGAACAGCTGCAGGAGCGACTGAAGCGG GAGTCAGAGCTCCTGGACTTGGAGACGAAGCGTTTTGAGGACCTAGAATTCCAGCAGCTGGAGAAGGAGAGCAGCCTGGAGGACGAGCGGGAAACTCTGAGTCAGAAGCTGCTGCAGGAGCAGGCCGAGTACCAGAGCAGCCTGGCCCACAGAAAG GAGAAAGTGGCGGCACTGGAGAACCGGGCCAGCAGCCGCGGGCTGGAGGCGGCCCAGGAGTGTGAGGGGCTCAGCCAGGAACGGGACCACACCCTCCAGCTACTAGACAAG GAGAAGGAGAGGTTCTCTAGCCTGGAGAAAAGGTGCCTGAGTCTCAACAGAGGAACAAATTTCTCTAAATGTTCCTCTACCAAGAATGAG GAAGTGCTTCATATCAGCGAGAGTGACCTGTCAGATGAATTCCACTCCCAGAATTTCCTCTGTCCGCCTGCTGATGCAGTCATAGGcccttcctcatcctcctctctGAGCAGGCCTCGAGAG GATCATGCAAGGATGCCAGATGTCTGTAGGACGTACGGGGGTGATGGGCATGActccctctctgcctgcccACCTCAGCCCTGCTTCCCCCTTCCTCCCTCTGAG AAGGAGTACATCACTGTCGGACAGCTGAGGCAGATCTTTGGGATGCCGAAGGCGGATGCCCCCGCCAGCCCACTCGCCCCATCATTCCAGCACTCTGCTTCCTGTCGCACAGCTTCACCTGgcttctctccctccctgtcaTTTGAG TGTGACTGGGTTAGACCTGTGATGCCCTCTCCGGATTTAGAGTGGTGGTTCCAGGTGCTCATGGCTACTGGGGAGGATGTtcctccctgccccccgccTCTCCCAGCTAAATCTCTTTTCTCTGCCCGGTCACTGCAG GTGTATCAAGGGCAGACAGGATCTTCAGTGCAATACAACTCAGCCACTCTGGGACGTAACCGTACAGCTAAG AGCCCCCTGGTGGCCTCTAGCAACACTGGCAGCCTTCCACGAAACCTGGCCGTTACCCTGCAAGGTATCGAGGCCAAGAGGCAGCTGGCCTTACAGCAGAAAG GGCAGCAGGTAATCGAGGAGCAGCGGCGGCGGCTAGCTGAGCTGAGGGAGCGTGCTGCGCTGGAAGCACAGTGCCAGTGGGAGGCGCTGCGCGGGTCACAGTCCCGGCTTGACGCCCCTCCCCTGCTGCCTGGGCCTGCTGGGATACATCACTCTATCCTGCACCACCGGCACCCCTCGATGGGCGAGAGGCCATACGACACAGTGAGCCTGGAGAGCTCCGACAGCCTGGACACCAGCATCTCCACTGGTGACAGCTCCTTCCCTCCAGACACCTTCTCCAG TGCCAGCATGATGGACACCCTGCGGATGGAGGAGATGGAAAGGCTGCTACGAGAGGCCCAGCTAGAGAAGGCCAGGCTCATCGAGAGCCAG GTGAGGGAGAGCCAGGCGAGGAGTGAGCTGCTGGAGGAGGAGCGCAGGAAGCGGGAGGAGGCGGAGAGGAGGCTAGAGGAGGAGATGATGCTGAGACAGCAGCTGGTGGAGAAGGAGGTGAAGATGAGGGCCAGGAATCTGTCTCAG GCACGTCCCATGACCCGCTACCTGCCCAACCGCAAGGAGGAATTAGACCTGCGCTCGCATATCGAGTCCGCCGGCCATAACCTCACCAGCTGCTATGACTTGATGCTCACCGAGAAGATGTGCAAGGGCTACCTGGTCAAGATGGGTGGCAAAATCAAGTCGTGGAAGAAGCGCTGGTTTGTCTTTGACCGCATGAGGAGGACCTTCTCCTATTATGTGG acaagcACGAGAGCAAACTAAAGGGAGTCATTTACTTTCAAGCCATTGAGGAAGTCTATTACGACCACCTACGCAGTGCCACCAAG AAAGGATTTTTCAACCTGAATTTTGCCAATGTATGTATCACAGCCCAG AGCCCGAATCCTGCGCTGACCTTTTGTGTGAAGACACACGACCGGCTGTACTACATGGTGGCTCCATCCTCGGAGGCCATGCGCATCTGGATGGACGTCATAGTAACGGGCGCTGAAGGGTACACACAGTTCATGACCTGA
- the LOC125712236 gene encoding pleckstrin homology-like domain family B member 1 isoform X11, whose protein sequence is MGVVDNSSVLLVERMDLAKGNLELHVGEGVTDTLAGMEGLMRSRPEYGRQAHQCFQSTPLDLIEMEKGLKVQSELPHLVSLGSGRLSTAVTLIPLPEGHTSLGSGPGMDISIQGPGVEAQHCFIENRAGNITLHPCGTQCAIDGLVAYTPVRLSQGCMLCLGQSAFFRFNHPEEADRMKSMILDRDRGVRAQAGAENIVTGNSLFLPAASCERAPHGKDSLERDLQEIMDTLSSPVGPTELSLSNAVRYLRSPPRSPPVSYSNNNSSAPSPQPFSSPSSVDGSNYSPPRLPLVSTRSSSHHYTSQGPPSTPPHNQLYFPSFLGGGGPRDPPKLTGTGALPPPSPSRSPRSPRVPHPALESTVPTAQGQPSGGGVWELSPPSPPLNRWLPQSPGQHRRLAGCRERSPSPTPPGCFCSPSPLAAPNGHQQPRLPLLGGWESKGRIAEVIDSESDLLAYHQRQHDERLQEQEAERLERQRLETILNLCAEYNKGDPGVAEEVKAGFPLACSRGPCVDAGDGVEQTQPESDEENLREESSSTESTHQECEDPLESGSPELGDLEEERLRVLAQVDKLKNRVTELEKQLQESQEKADLEQALLHRERQGELERAEAEAQAIAQLQCRLSELDGAIQGEKEKGRASVESDRQALESLRRGLAELQSQLHGCPESLREQLQERLKRESELLDLETKRFEDLEFQQLEKESSLEDERETLSQKLLQEQAEYQSSLAHRKEKVAALENRASSRGLEAAQECEGLSQERDHTLQLLDKEKERFSSLEKRCLSLNRGTNFSKCSSTKNEEYITVGQLRQIFGMPKADAPASPLAPSFQHSASCRTASPGFSPSLSFECDWVRPVMPSPDLEWWFQVLMATGEDVPPCPPPLPAKSLFSARSLQVYQGQTGSSVQYNSATLGRNRTAKSPLVASSNTGSLPRNLAVTLQGIEAKRQLALQQKGQQVIEEQRRRLAELRERAALEAQCQWEALRGSQSRLDAPPLLPGPAGIHHSILHHRHPSMGERPYDTVSLESSDSLDTSISTGDSSFPPDTFSSASMMDTLRMEEMERLLREAQLEKARLIESQVRESQARSELLEEERRKREEAERRLEEEMMLRQQLVEKEVKMRARNLSQARPMTRYLPNRKEELDLRSHIESAGHNLTSCYDLMLTEKMCKGYLVKMGGKIKSWKKRWFVFDRMRRTFSYYVDKHESKLKGVIYFQAIEEVYYDHLRSATKKGFFNLNFANVCITAQSPNPALTFCVKTHDRLYYMVAPSSEAMRIWMDVIVTGAEGYTQFMT, encoded by the exons GCCATACCTCGCTGGGCAGTGGACCCGGCATGGACATCAGCATCCAGGGTCCTGGCGTGGAGGCGCAGCATTGCTTCATTGAGAACCGGGCAGGGAACATCACACTGCATCCCTGCGGTACCCAGTGTGCAATTGACGGGCTGGTCGCCTACACTCCTGTGCGCCTCTCGCAAG gCTGTATGCTGTGCCTTGGTCAATCAGCCTTCTTTCGCTTCAACCACCCTGAAGAGGCTGACAGGATGAAGAGCATGATTTTGGATCGGGACcgaggggtccgagcacaagcaG GTGCAGAGAATATCGTCACTGGGAACAGTCTGTTTCTGCCAGCAGCCTCCTGTGAGAGAGCTCCCCATGGCAAGGACTCTTtggagagggacctgcaggaAATCATGGACACCCTGTCGTCCCCTGTAGGCCCCACCGAGCTCTCTCTGAGCAATGCGGTTCGGTATTTAAGGTCCCCCCCCAGGAGCCCGCCAGTGAGCTACAGCAATAATAACAGCTCCGCCCCTTCGCCCCAACCTTTCTCCTCCCCGTCGTCAGTGGACGGCTCCAACTATAGCCCCCCCCGCTTGCCCCTGGTGTCGACTCGCTCTTCCAGCCACCATTATACCTCCCAGGGCCCCCCGagcacacccccccacaatcagTTGTATTTCCCTTCCTTCTTGGGAGGTGGTGGTCCCAGAGACCCACCTAAACTGACTGGCACAggagcactgcccccccccagcccctcacGATCGCCCCGCTCCCCCCGGGTCCCCCATCCTGCACTGGAGTCCACCGTGCCTACTGCCCAGGGACAGCCCAGTGGTGGAGGAGTTTGGGAGCtgtccccccccagcccaccccttAATAGGTGGCTGCCGCAAAGCCCCGGGCAGCATCGCAGACTGGCTGGGTGCCGAGAGCGCAGCCCGTCCCCAACGCCACCGGGCTGTTTCTGCAGCCCCTCCCCTCTCGCCGCCCCCAATGGGCACCAGCAGCCAAGGCTCCCCCTACTGGGTGGGTGGGAAAGTAAAGGCAGAATCGCTGAGGTCATCGACAGCGAGAGCGACCTGCTGGCATACCACCAGCGGCAACACGATGAGCGGCTGCAGGAGCAAGAGGCGGAGAGGCTG GAACGCCAGCGTCTTGAGACTATCCTGAACCTGTGCGCCGAGTACAACAAGGGAGATCCGGGTGTAGCTGAGGAGGTGAAAGCCGGCTTTCCACTTGCCTGCAGCAGGGGACCCTGCGTGGATGCGGGGGACGGTGTGGAGCAAACACAGCCAGAGAGCGATGAGGAGAACCTCAGGGAGGagagcagcagcacagaaagcACCCACCAAGAG TGCGAGGACCCACTGGAATCTGGGTCCCCAGAGCTGGGAGACCTAGAAGAAGAACGATTGCGAGTCCTGGCCCAGGTGGACAAGCTGAAGAACCGGGTCACGGAGCTGGAGAAGCAGCTGCAGGAGTCCCAGGAGAAG GCAGATCTGGAGCAGGCGCTGCTACACAGGGAGCGGCAGGGGGAGCTAGAGCGGGCAGAAGCAGAGGCCCAGGCCATCGCACAGCTGCAGTGCAGGCTGAGCGAGTTGGACGGTGCCATCCAGGGCGAGAAAGAAAAG GGAAGGGCGAGTGTCGAATCAGATCGGCAGGCACTGGAGAGTCTGCGCAGGGGCTTGGCAGAGCTGCAGAGTCAGCTGCACGGGTGCCCCGAGTCCCTGAGAGAACAGCTGCAGGAGCGACTGAAGCGG GAGTCAGAGCTCCTGGACTTGGAGACGAAGCGTTTTGAGGACCTAGAATTCCAGCAGCTGGAGAAGGAGAGCAGCCTGGAGGACGAGCGGGAAACTCTGAGTCAGAAGCTGCTGCAGGAGCAGGCCGAGTACCAGAGCAGCCTGGCCCACAGAAAG GAGAAAGTGGCGGCACTGGAGAACCGGGCCAGCAGCCGCGGGCTGGAGGCGGCCCAGGAGTGTGAGGGGCTCAGCCAGGAACGGGACCACACCCTCCAGCTACTAGACAAG GAGAAGGAGAGGTTCTCTAGCCTGGAGAAAAGGTGCCTGAGTCTCAACAGAGGAACAAATTTCTCTAAATGTTCCTCTACCAAGAATGAG GAGTACATCACTGTCGGACAGCTGAGGCAGATCTTTGGGATGCCGAAGGCGGATGCCCCCGCCAGCCCACTCGCCCCATCATTCCAGCACTCTGCTTCCTGTCGCACAGCTTCACCTGgcttctctccctccctgtcaTTTGAG TGTGACTGGGTTAGACCTGTGATGCCCTCTCCGGATTTAGAGTGGTGGTTCCAGGTGCTCATGGCTACTGGGGAGGATGTtcctccctgccccccgccTCTCCCAGCTAAATCTCTTTTCTCTGCCCGGTCACTGCAG GTGTATCAAGGGCAGACAGGATCTTCAGTGCAATACAACTCAGCCACTCTGGGACGTAACCGTACAGCTAAG AGCCCCCTGGTGGCCTCTAGCAACACTGGCAGCCTTCCACGAAACCTGGCCGTTACCCTGCAAGGTATCGAGGCCAAGAGGCAGCTGGCCTTACAGCAGAAAG GGCAGCAGGTAATCGAGGAGCAGCGGCGGCGGCTAGCTGAGCTGAGGGAGCGTGCTGCGCTGGAAGCACAGTGCCAGTGGGAGGCGCTGCGCGGGTCACAGTCCCGGCTTGACGCCCCTCCCCTGCTGCCTGGGCCTGCTGGGATACATCACTCTATCCTGCACCACCGGCACCCCTCGATGGGCGAGAGGCCATACGACACAGTGAGCCTGGAGAGCTCCGACAGCCTGGACACCAGCATCTCCACTGGTGACAGCTCCTTCCCTCCAGACACCTTCTCCAG TGCCAGCATGATGGACACCCTGCGGATGGAGGAGATGGAAAGGCTGCTACGAGAGGCCCAGCTAGAGAAGGCCAGGCTCATCGAGAGCCAG GTGAGGGAGAGCCAGGCGAGGAGTGAGCTGCTGGAGGAGGAGCGCAGGAAGCGGGAGGAGGCGGAGAGGAGGCTAGAGGAGGAGATGATGCTGAGACAGCAGCTGGTGGAGAAGGAGGTGAAGATGAGGGCCAGGAATCTGTCTCAG GCACGTCCCATGACCCGCTACCTGCCCAACCGCAAGGAGGAATTAGACCTGCGCTCGCATATCGAGTCCGCCGGCCATAACCTCACCAGCTGCTATGACTTGATGCTCACCGAGAAGATGTGCAAGGGCTACCTGGTCAAGATGGGTGGCAAAATCAAGTCGTGGAAGAAGCGCTGGTTTGTCTTTGACCGCATGAGGAGGACCTTCTCCTATTATGTGG acaagcACGAGAGCAAACTAAAGGGAGTCATTTACTTTCAAGCCATTGAGGAAGTCTATTACGACCACCTACGCAGTGCCACCAAG AAAGGATTTTTCAACCTGAATTTTGCCAATGTATGTATCACAGCCCAG AGCCCGAATCCTGCGCTGACCTTTTGTGTGAAGACACACGACCGGCTGTACTACATGGTGGCTCCATCCTCGGAGGCCATGCGCATCTGGATGGACGTCATAGTAACGGGCGCTGAAGGGTACACACAGTTCATGACCTGA
- the LOC125712236 gene encoding pleckstrin homology-like domain family B member 1 isoform X12, with protein MGVVDNSSVLLVERMDLAKGNLELHVGEGVTDTLAGMEGLMRSRPEYGRQAHQCFQSTPLDLIEMEKGLKVQSELPHLVSLGSGRLSTAVTLIPLPEGHTSLGSGPGMDISIQGPGVEAQHCFIENRAGNITLHPCGTQCAIDGLVAYTPVRLSQGCMLCLGQSAFFRFNHPEEADRMKSMILDRDRGVRAQAGAENIVTGNSLFLPAASCERAPHGKDSLERDLQEIMDTLSSPVGPTELSLSNAVRYLRSPPRSPPVSYSNNNSSAPSPQPFSSPSSVDGSNYSPPRLPLVSTRSSSHHYTSQGPPSTPPHNQLYFPSFLGGGGPRDPPKLTGTGALPPPSPSRSPRSPRVPHPALESTVPTAQGQPSGGGVWELSPPSPPLNRWLPQSPGQHRRLAGCRERSPSPTPPGCFCSPSPLAAPNGHQQPRLPLLGGWESKGRIAEVIDSESDLLAYHQRQHDERLQEQEAERLERQRLETILNLCAEYNKGDPGVAEEVKAGFPLACSRGPCVDAGDGVEQTQPESDEENLREESSSTESTHQECEDPLESGSPELGDLEEERLRVLAQVDKLKNRVTELEKQLQESQEKADLEQALLHRERQGELERAEAEAQAIAQLQCRLSELDGAIQGEKEKGRASVESDRQALESLRRGLAELQSQLHGCPESLREQLQERLKRESELLDLETKRFEDLEFQQLEKESSLEDERETLSQKLLQEQAEYQSSLAHRKEKVAALENRASSRGLEAAQECEGLSQERDHTLQLLDKEKERFSSLEKRCLSLNRGTNFSKCSSTKNEEVLHISESDLSDEFHSQNFLCPPADAVIGPSSSSSLSRPREVYQGQTGSSVQYNSATLGRNRTAKSPLVASSNTGSLPRNLAVTLQGIEAKRQLALQQKGQQVIEEQRRRLAELRERAALEAQCQWEALRGSQSRLDAPPLLPGPAGIHHSILHHRHPSMGERPYDTVSLESSDSLDTSISTGDSSFPPDTFSSASMMDTLRMEEMERLLREAQLEKARLIESQVRESQARSELLEEERRKREEAERRLEEEMMLRQQLVEKEVKMRARNLSQARPMTRYLPNRKEELDLRSHIESAGHNLTSCYDLMLTEKMCKGYLVKMGGKIKSWKKRWFVFDRMRRTFSYYVDKHESKLKGVIYFQAIEEVYYDHLRSATKKGFFNLNFANVCITAQSPNPALTFCVKTHDRLYYMVAPSSEAMRIWMDVIVTGAEGYTQFMT; from the exons GCCATACCTCGCTGGGCAGTGGACCCGGCATGGACATCAGCATCCAGGGTCCTGGCGTGGAGGCGCAGCATTGCTTCATTGAGAACCGGGCAGGGAACATCACACTGCATCCCTGCGGTACCCAGTGTGCAATTGACGGGCTGGTCGCCTACACTCCTGTGCGCCTCTCGCAAG gCTGTATGCTGTGCCTTGGTCAATCAGCCTTCTTTCGCTTCAACCACCCTGAAGAGGCTGACAGGATGAAGAGCATGATTTTGGATCGGGACcgaggggtccgagcacaagcaG GTGCAGAGAATATCGTCACTGGGAACAGTCTGTTTCTGCCAGCAGCCTCCTGTGAGAGAGCTCCCCATGGCAAGGACTCTTtggagagggacctgcaggaAATCATGGACACCCTGTCGTCCCCTGTAGGCCCCACCGAGCTCTCTCTGAGCAATGCGGTTCGGTATTTAAGGTCCCCCCCCAGGAGCCCGCCAGTGAGCTACAGCAATAATAACAGCTCCGCCCCTTCGCCCCAACCTTTCTCCTCCCCGTCGTCAGTGGACGGCTCCAACTATAGCCCCCCCCGCTTGCCCCTGGTGTCGACTCGCTCTTCCAGCCACCATTATACCTCCCAGGGCCCCCCGagcacacccccccacaatcagTTGTATTTCCCTTCCTTCTTGGGAGGTGGTGGTCCCAGAGACCCACCTAAACTGACTGGCACAggagcactgcccccccccagcccctcacGATCGCCCCGCTCCCCCCGGGTCCCCCATCCTGCACTGGAGTCCACCGTGCCTACTGCCCAGGGACAGCCCAGTGGTGGAGGAGTTTGGGAGCtgtccccccccagcccaccccttAATAGGTGGCTGCCGCAAAGCCCCGGGCAGCATCGCAGACTGGCTGGGTGCCGAGAGCGCAGCCCGTCCCCAACGCCACCGGGCTGTTTCTGCAGCCCCTCCCCTCTCGCCGCCCCCAATGGGCACCAGCAGCCAAGGCTCCCCCTACTGGGTGGGTGGGAAAGTAAAGGCAGAATCGCTGAGGTCATCGACAGCGAGAGCGACCTGCTGGCATACCACCAGCGGCAACACGATGAGCGGCTGCAGGAGCAAGAGGCGGAGAGGCTG GAACGCCAGCGTCTTGAGACTATCCTGAACCTGTGCGCCGAGTACAACAAGGGAGATCCGGGTGTAGCTGAGGAGGTGAAAGCCGGCTTTCCACTTGCCTGCAGCAGGGGACCCTGCGTGGATGCGGGGGACGGTGTGGAGCAAACACAGCCAGAGAGCGATGAGGAGAACCTCAGGGAGGagagcagcagcacagaaagcACCCACCAAGAG TGCGAGGACCCACTGGAATCTGGGTCCCCAGAGCTGGGAGACCTAGAAGAAGAACGATTGCGAGTCCTGGCCCAGGTGGACAAGCTGAAGAACCGGGTCACGGAGCTGGAGAAGCAGCTGCAGGAGTCCCAGGAGAAG GCAGATCTGGAGCAGGCGCTGCTACACAGGGAGCGGCAGGGGGAGCTAGAGCGGGCAGAAGCAGAGGCCCAGGCCATCGCACAGCTGCAGTGCAGGCTGAGCGAGTTGGACGGTGCCATCCAGGGCGAGAAAGAAAAG GGAAGGGCGAGTGTCGAATCAGATCGGCAGGCACTGGAGAGTCTGCGCAGGGGCTTGGCAGAGCTGCAGAGTCAGCTGCACGGGTGCCCCGAGTCCCTGAGAGAACAGCTGCAGGAGCGACTGAAGCGG GAGTCAGAGCTCCTGGACTTGGAGACGAAGCGTTTTGAGGACCTAGAATTCCAGCAGCTGGAGAAGGAGAGCAGCCTGGAGGACGAGCGGGAAACTCTGAGTCAGAAGCTGCTGCAGGAGCAGGCCGAGTACCAGAGCAGCCTGGCCCACAGAAAG GAGAAAGTGGCGGCACTGGAGAACCGGGCCAGCAGCCGCGGGCTGGAGGCGGCCCAGGAGTGTGAGGGGCTCAGCCAGGAACGGGACCACACCCTCCAGCTACTAGACAAG GAGAAGGAGAGGTTCTCTAGCCTGGAGAAAAGGTGCCTGAGTCTCAACAGAGGAACAAATTTCTCTAAATGTTCCTCTACCAAGAATGAG GAAGTGCTTCATATCAGCGAGAGTGACCTGTCAGATGAATTCCACTCCCAGAATTTCCTCTGTCCGCCTGCTGATGCAGTCATAGGcccttcctcatcctcctctctGAGCAGGCCTCGAGAG GTGTATCAAGGGCAGACAGGATCTTCAGTGCAATACAACTCAGCCACTCTGGGACGTAACCGTACAGCTAAG AGCCCCCTGGTGGCCTCTAGCAACACTGGCAGCCTTCCACGAAACCTGGCCGTTACCCTGCAAGGTATCGAGGCCAAGAGGCAGCTGGCCTTACAGCAGAAAG GGCAGCAGGTAATCGAGGAGCAGCGGCGGCGGCTAGCTGAGCTGAGGGAGCGTGCTGCGCTGGAAGCACAGTGCCAGTGGGAGGCGCTGCGCGGGTCACAGTCCCGGCTTGACGCCCCTCCCCTGCTGCCTGGGCCTGCTGGGATACATCACTCTATCCTGCACCACCGGCACCCCTCGATGGGCGAGAGGCCATACGACACAGTGAGCCTGGAGAGCTCCGACAGCCTGGACACCAGCATCTCCACTGGTGACAGCTCCTTCCCTCCAGACACCTTCTCCAG TGCCAGCATGATGGACACCCTGCGGATGGAGGAGATGGAAAGGCTGCTACGAGAGGCCCAGCTAGAGAAGGCCAGGCTCATCGAGAGCCAG GTGAGGGAGAGCCAGGCGAGGAGTGAGCTGCTGGAGGAGGAGCGCAGGAAGCGGGAGGAGGCGGAGAGGAGGCTAGAGGAGGAGATGATGCTGAGACAGCAGCTGGTGGAGAAGGAGGTGAAGATGAGGGCCAGGAATCTGTCTCAG GCACGTCCCATGACCCGCTACCTGCCCAACCGCAAGGAGGAATTAGACCTGCGCTCGCATATCGAGTCCGCCGGCCATAACCTCACCAGCTGCTATGACTTGATGCTCACCGAGAAGATGTGCAAGGGCTACCTGGTCAAGATGGGTGGCAAAATCAAGTCGTGGAAGAAGCGCTGGTTTGTCTTTGACCGCATGAGGAGGACCTTCTCCTATTATGTGG acaagcACGAGAGCAAACTAAAGGGAGTCATTTACTTTCAAGCCATTGAGGAAGTCTATTACGACCACCTACGCAGTGCCACCAAG AAAGGATTTTTCAACCTGAATTTTGCCAATGTATGTATCACAGCCCAG AGCCCGAATCCTGCGCTGACCTTTTGTGTGAAGACACACGACCGGCTGTACTACATGGTGGCTCCATCCTCGGAGGCCATGCGCATCTGGATGGACGTCATAGTAACGGGCGCTGAAGGGTACACACAGTTCATGACCTGA